A genome region from Manihot esculenta cultivar AM560-2 chromosome 5, M.esculenta_v8, whole genome shotgun sequence includes the following:
- the LOC122723638 gene encoding uncharacterized protein LOC122723638, whose amino-acid sequence MVGSLYELVLHFEKEVVIVRNVNPDMYSYFSLLSDCHKAFRIKSDFMDIISSCGIHVKGDDDVNKLFEKYADNPVIKMNCYEKHYALSVITDGPLKFVLETESGRKSEPPPFKPFWLKQYEMKEKCNSEKCESSKEKEKIILEVEDSEGNSENDANEFINETVYDDFVFVEERNDGDQTVHKNNTSKSPASDFVEVPVTAQSEILVDGDGGTNCNMGSGRNENRGSGKDRVRVSVKGRGRGLARGLARGRGNGRGNFSVRGRGRGLTRGRDKGSGNNLESADASGSGITKGTKNGKGKCTESEMSESENEYQFESSDGSDCTKTVGIDELDEISSDSHVDSEVELNEMDIAKDSDGLSNLESEASIDSSSSDSDSAPDQKNHLHGFYNNPFTYNGEGEIQFEIGQCFVDASALRNALRDYAIKGGYVIRRKKNDLKRVTAICATAGCPWRVHASVIPDGRTFMIKTMASDHTCIRAMGDKNANANSKWVAGKLMDALSADGDMSYDLMRHELVKEWGVEVSQWNLYKAKARARLQNEGSHRDSYKILEEYVKELQRHNPGTFVKFQFGDRLSDNDPKVFKRMFLSFKPIIDGFKAGCRPFIGVDGCHLKGPFGGILLSAISLDGDKGVIPLAIAIVEIECGASWDFFFDCLKTCIGPEDDETPLTFMSDRQKGLIQAVNNWFPEACHRFCARHMFNNFKKQYPGLGLKQEFWNAARATHGYEFWEAMKRIKRVKDGEPFDWLLKVPMSQWSRHMFWPEAKSEHLTNNMTESFNAWIGKIRGLPIVKLLDAFRQKCMVRLQKRYANGTSWEGKITPNARKTINSIIKQGKNCRLLPCRNDEFEVTEGNLKFAVKLQEKKCYCKW is encoded by the exons ATGGTGGGTTCATTATATGAATTGGTCCTGCACTTTGAGAAGGAGGTTGTCATTGTGCGAAATGTTAACCCAGATATGTATTCATACTTTAGTCTATTATCAGATTGCCATAAGGCATTTAGGATTAAATCTGACTTTATGGATATTATTTCTAGTTGTGGAATACATGTTAAAGGGGATGATGATGTgaataaattgtttgaaaagTATGCTGATAATCCTGTGATAAAAATGAATTGCTATGAGAAACATTATGCATTATCTGTGATTACTGATGGGCCCTTGAAGTTTGTTTTGGAGACAGAATCTGGTAGGAAAAGTGAACCTCCACCTTTCAAGCCCTTCTGGTTAAAGCAATATGAGATGAAAGAAAAGTGCAATAGTGAAAAATGTGAAAGTAGTAAGGAGAAAGAAAAGATTATTTTGGAAGTTGAGGATAGTGAGGGGAATTCTGAAAATGATGCAAATGAATTTATAAATGAGACTGTTTATGATGATTTTGTATTTGTGGAGGAAAGAAATGATGGAGATCAAACTGttcataaaaataatacatCTAAATCACCTGCAAGTGACTTTGTAGAGGTACCCGTGACGGCTCAATCTGAAATACTAGTTGATGGGGATGGAGGCACTAATTGTAACATGGGCAGTGGTAGAAATGAAAATAGGGGCAGTGGTAAGGATAGAGTCAGAGTAAGTGTAAAAGGCAGAGGAAGGGGCTTAGCTAGGGGCTTAGCTAGGGGCAGGGGTAATGGGAGAGGCAATTTTAGTGtaagaggcagaggaaggggcTTAACTAGGGGCAGGGATAAGGGTAGTGGAAATAATTTGGAGTCTGCTGATGCTAGTGGCAGTGGAATAACTAAGGGTACTAAGAATGGCAAGGGCAAATGTACAGAATCAGAAATGAGTGAGAGTGAAAATGAATATCAATTTGAGTCCTCTGATGGCAGTGATTGTACAAAAACTGTTGGAATTGATGAATTAGATGAGATTAGTAGTGATAGTCATGTAGATTCAGAAGTTGAGTTAAATGAAATGGATATTGCTAAGGATAGTGATGGATTGAGCAACTTAGAGTCAGAAGCTTCAATAGATTCATCATCATCAGATAGTGACAGTGCACCAGACCAGAAGAATCATTTGCATGGATTTTACAATAATCCATTTACATATAATGGTGAAGGTGAGATCCAATTTGAGATTGGTCAATGTTTTGTTGATGCTTCTGCCTTGAGGAATGCTTTACGAGATTATGCTATTAAGGGGGGTTATGTTattagaaggaaaaaaaatgatttGAAAAGGGTTACAGCTATATGTGCCACCGCTGGTTGTCCATGGAGAGTACATGCATCAGTGATACCAGATGGTAGAACATTTATGATTAAAACAATGGCAAGTGATCATACATGTATTAGGGCAATGGGTGATAAAAATGCAAATGCAAATTCTAAGTGGGTTGCAGGTAAACTAATGGATGCCTTATCAGCAGATGGTGATATGTCTTATGACTTAATGCGTCATGAACTTGTGAAAGAATGGGGAGTTGAGGTGAGTCAATGGAATTTATACAAAGCTAAAGCAAGAGCTAGATTGCAAAATGAAGGCAGTCACAGAGATAGTTATAAGATTTTAGAAGAATATGTGAAGGAGCTACAAAGGCATAATCCAGGAACTTTTGTCAAATTTCAGTTTGGAGATAGGCTTTCAGATAATGATCCAAAAGTATTTAAGAGGATGTTTTTGTCTTTTAAACCAATTATAGATGGCTTTAAAGCTGGATGTAGACCATTTATAGGTGTTGATGGTTGCCACTTGAAAGGTCCATTTGGAGGTATTTTGCTATCAGCTATATCACTTGATGGTGATAAAGGTGTGATTCCTTTAGCTATTGCAATTGTGGAGATTGAGTGTGGTGCAAGTTGGGATTTTTTCTTTGATTGCTTGAAAACCTGCATTGGTCCAGAAGATGATGAAACACCTCTGACATTCATGAGTGACAGACAAAAG gGACTTATTCAAGCTGTCAATAATTGGTTTCCTGAGGCATGTCATAGATTTTGTGCTAGACATATGTTCAACAACTTTAAGAAGCAATATCCTGGACTTGGTCTAAAACAAGAATTTTGGAATGCTGCTAGAGCCACACATGGATATGAGTTCTGGGAGGCAATGAAAAGGATTAAAAGGGTTAAGGATGGGGAGCCATTTGACTGGTTATTGAAGGTACCCATGAGCCAATGGAGTAGACACATGTTTTGGCCAGAAGCAAAATCAGAGCATTTAACCAATAACATGACAGAATCATTTAATGCATGGATTGGAAAAATTAGAGGGTTGCCAATTGTGAAACTGTTAGATGCATTTAGACAAAAATGCATGGTCAGACTCCAGAAGAGATATGCCAATGGGACTTCATGGGAAGGTAAGATCACTCCTAATGCTCGCAAGACAATTAATTCAATCATCAAGCAAGGGAAAAATTGTAGGTTATTGCCATGTAGAAATGATGAATTTGAAGTCACTGAGGGTAATCTGAAATTTGCTGTAAAGCTTCAGGAAAAAAAATGCTATTGCAAATGGTAG
- the LOC110615063 gene encoding 1-aminocyclopropane-1-carboxylate synthase 1: MVSGQLLSKLATNEGHGENSPYFDGWKAYDKNPFHPTDNPDGVIQMGLAENQLSFDLIRDWIKQHPEASICTAEGVDKLKDIANFQDYHGLREFRQAIAKFMGMVRGGRVTFDPDRVVMGGGATGANELIMFCLANPGDAFLVPSPYYPAFDRDLTWRTGVQIIPVDCYSSNNFQITKAALEAAYDKAQDAGINVKGLIVANPSNPLGTILDSETLKDLVSFINERNIHLVVDEIYAATIFRSPTFISVAEIIQEMDCNHDLIHIVYSLSKDMGLPGFRVGIVYSYNDDVVSCARKMSSFGLVSSQTQYLLAPMLSDEEFVKNFLAESSRRLNKRHSMFTKGLEQVGISCLKGNAGLYVWMDLRHLIKEPTFEGEMALWRVIINQVKLNVSPGSSFHCKEAGWFRVCIANMDDQTVETALKRIRAFVCKGKEEEEMPTKNKKRWQKNLRLSFSARRFEEGVMSPHMMSPNSPIPHSPLVRAK, translated from the exons ATGGTGAGTGGCCAGCTTTTGTCTAAGCTTGCAACCAATGAAGGACATGGAGAAAACTCGCCTTACTTCGATGGATGGAAAGCCTATGATAAGAACCCATTTCACCCTACTGACAATCCTGACGGCGTCATCCAAATGGGTCTTGCAGAAAATCAG CTTTCCTTTGATCTGATCAGAGATTGGATTAAGCAACATCCTGAAGCTTCCATTTGTACTGCTGAAGGAGTTGATAAGTTGAAGGACATTGCCAACTTCCAGGATTATCACGGCTTGCGGGAATTTAGACAG GCTATTGCCAAGTTTATGGGGATGGTTAGAGGCGGCAGGGTAACTTTTGATCCTGATCGCGTAGTCATGGGTGGAGGAGCCACCGGAGCTAACGAGCTGATAATGTTCTGCTTGGCAAATCCTGGGGATGCTTTCCTCGTTCCCTCACCTTACTATCCAGC ATTTGATCGTGATCTGACATGGCGAACAGGCGTTCAGATTATTCCAGTTGACTGCTACAGCTCCAACAATTTCCAGATAACAAAGGCTGCACTTGAAGCAGCATATGATAAAGCCCAAGATGCCGGTATTAATGTCAAGGGCTTAATCGTAGCCAACCCATCGAATCCACTGGGCACCATCTTAGACAGTGAGACCCTAAAAGACCTGGTGAGCTTCATCAACGAAAGAAACATTCACTTAGTCGTCGACGAAATATATGCAGCTACCATCTTCAGGTCCCCTACCTTCATAAGCGTCGCTGAGATTATCCAAGAGATGGATTGCAACCACGATCTTATCCACATCGTTTATAGCTTGTCTAAGGACATGGGACTCCCCGGCTTCAGAGTTGGCATCGTTTATTCCTATAACGATGATGTCGTGAGCTGCGCACGCAAGATGTCGAGCTTTGGGTTAGTGTCCTCGCAGACTCAATATTTGCTGGCTCCAATGCTCTCGGATGAGGAGTTTGTGAAGAATTTTCTTGCAGAGAGCTCGAGAAGGCTAAACAAAAGGCACAGTATGTTCACAAAGGGGCTGGAACAAGTAGGGATCAGTTGTTTAAAAGGCAATGCTGGTCTTTATGTTTGGATGGACTTGCGCCATCTTATTAAAGAACCAACTTTTGAAGGGGAAATGGCTTTGTGGAGGGTGATTATTAACCAAGTGAAGCTCAATGTTTCTCCGGGCTCTTCTTTTCATTGTAAGGAGGCTGGTTGGTTCAGGGTTTGCATCGCTAATATGGACGATCAAACTGTGGAAACTGCACTGAAAAGGATACGGGCATTTGTGTGTAagggaaaggaagaagaagaaatgccAACCAAGAATAAGAAGCGATGGCAGAAAAATCTCCGACTCAGCTTCTCAGCTcgaagatttgaagaaggagTCATGTCGCCACACATGATGTCTCCTAACTCCCCAATTCCTCACTCGCCGCTTGTTCGTGCTAAATAG
- the LOC110614366 gene encoding heavy metal-associated isoprenylated plant protein 39: MKKFVLKLDLHDDKAKQKALKTVSTLSGIDSIAMDMKEKKLTVIGTVDPVTVVSKLRKHWQTDIISVGPAKEPEKKEEPKKEEPKKEEEAKKEEPKKEEEAKKEEPKKEEEKKEEPKKEEGKKEEEKKKDPAPAPAPVPPPDPVLELVKAYRAYNPQMTKYYYVQSIEENPNACVIC, encoded by the exons ATGAAG AAGTTTGTTCTGAAGTTGGATTTACATGATGACAAAGCCAAGCAGAAGGCACTCAAGACGGTTTCTACTCTCTCAG GGATTGATTCCATTGCCATGGACATGAAGGAAAAGAAATTAACGGTGATCGGAACTGTTGATCCTGTAACTGTTGTCAGCAAATTGAGAAAGCATTGGCAAACTGATATAATCTCAGTAGGGCCTGCCAAGGAGCCTGAGAAGAAAGAAGAGCCTAAGAAGGAGGAACCCAAGAAAGAAGAGGAGGCTAAGAAGGAGGAGcccaagaaagaagaagaagctaaGAAAGAGGAACccaagaaggaagaagaaaagaaagaggaacCCAAGAAAGAGGAagggaagaaagaagaagagaaaaagaaagatcCAGCTCCAGCACCGGCACCTGTTCCTCCACCTGACCCAGTTTTAGAGCTGGTCAAGGCTTACAGAGCTTACAATCCTCAGATGACCAAATATTACTATGTTCAAAGCATTGAGGAGAATCCAAATGCTTGTGTCATTTGTTAA